The Planctomycetia bacterium sequence GCGTCGTCGGGGGCGGCTTCGCCCAAGAACCGGGTCGGCAGCACCGTGGCGTCGAGGCCACGGTCGCGTAGCACCCGGGCGAAGACGTCGGTGAAGCCGTGCGTGACGAGCACCCGCCGGGCCCGCGAGGCCTCCACCGCCGCCACGAGACCCGGGAAGTCGGCGTGGTCGGAGACCACGAAGCCCCGGTCGGCGCCGCGCCGCCGGCGGATGCCGCGCAGCAGCATCCAGCCCGAGGCAACGGCCACGCTCGTCTCGCCGAACAGCCGCAGCCAGGAGCCGCCGAGCACGCTCGGCGGCGCGATCACGAGGGCTCGGCCGTCCCCCACGCGCCGGGCCCGCGGCGGCACGCGGTCGATCGCCGGCAGGCGCACGCCCGAGGCCCGGTAGGCCTCGACAAGCTTCATCACGGCGCCGTGCCCGACGATCGGCCCGATCGTGGGATCGACCAGCGCCGCCAGTCGCTGCGCCTTGCCGAGCGCGTAGGCGAGGATCACGCTCGTCCGCCCGGCATCCCGGTTGGCCCGCCACCAGGCGTCGATCTCGGCGGCCACCGTGGCCGGCTCCGGCCAGCGGTAGACCGGCAGGCCGAAGGTCGACTCGGTCACGAACACGTCGCACGGCACCGGCTCGAAGGGCGCGCAGGTCGGATCGGGCTGGAGCTTGTAGTCACCGCTCACGACCCAGGTGACACCGCCATGCTCGACCCGCACCTGGGCCGAGCCGAGCACGTGCCCGGCCGGATGGAGCGACACGCGCACGCCGTTGATCGACAGCGACTCGCCGTAGCGCAGGGCGTCGATCGCGGCCCCGGCGCCGAGCCGGGTGCGCAGCACGGTCTTGCCCGGCGCGGCGCAGAGGTAGCGGTCGCAGCCCCAGCGGGCATGGTCGGCATGGGCGTGGGTGATTACGGCGCGCGGCACCCGGCGCCACGGGTCGACGTGAAAGTCGCCCCGTGGGCAGTACAGCCCCGCGTCGGTCACCTCGATGAGATCGGCCACGATGCCTTCCCGGCCGGCGCGACGGGCATGCCGGTCGTCGTGCGGCGGCCGGTCAGCGATAAGCCTGCGCGCCGACGGCCGGGAAGCGATACCCGCCGAAGCCGAAGGGAGCGTACCGCGGCCAGTCGCCCGGTTCGACTCCCGGCGGCAGCCCATACATCTTCCAGGTGGGCGTGCGCGGATTCGTCGGCGGCACGAAGTACTTGGGCCGCTCCCGCAGGCCGGTCACGTAGGGGGAACTCCCCGGCGCGTACGGTGCCTGCCGGCGCGGCGTGCCGACCGAGGATGCGGCCCGCGGTCCGGACAAGCGGCGGCCGGCGGCCAGGGCGAAGTCGCCGGCGAGGGTCGCGGCCAGGCAGGCGCAGACGACGAGCAGGGTGAACACACGGTGCATGGAGGAAATATCGACCGGCGACCGGCCGGCCGTTCGCCCGGCGCGGGCAGGGAGGAAGAAACCGATCGCGCCGGTTGCGCCGTCGCCGGCCCGCTCCAGTCCGGATCAGTCCGGATCAGTCCGACGCCGCGGCCGTTCCGGCGCAGCCTCCCGGGCGGCACGGCCGTTCTTCCCCCTGCCGCCGCGGGCCACCGTCGCCCAGCGGATGGCCAGCGGCATCCCGAAGACCTTCTCGAAGAGTTCCGTGCGCCGCTCCGCGCCCCAGATGTCGACGAGCGGCTCGGCGTCGGCCACCACGTCGACCTTCACCGTGCCGTCGTCGATCCGCACCGCCACGTCACGGACCTGCTGCGAGCGGCTCCGGTCGAGCCCTCCGGCGAGCCGCAGAATGGCCGCCATCCGCTGCACCCGCTGCTGCTCCTCAGGGGAGAGCCGGGAGAGATTCTCGTGCTTCCGCTTGGGGAGCGCGCCGCGGTGGTAGCGGGCGACGTTGGCGATCAGTTCCAGGTCGTGGCCGCGGACGCCCGGCAGCCGGCTGTTGCGGATCAGGTGGTAGCTGTGCTTGTGGTGCTGGTCGTAATTGATGACGTAGCCCACGTCCTGGAGCCGGGCCGCGGTCTCGAGCAGCAGCCGATCGGCCGCCGGCAGGTCGAGCGGCGCCGCGAGCTGCTCGTAGATCCGTCCCGCCAGCGCCGCCACCGTGCGGCCATGTTCGAGTTCACCGGAACAGGCGGCGGCCAGCCGCTCGATCGCCGCCTCGCGCAGGGCCGGATCGTCGGCCGCTGCGCCCCCCAGGGCCGCCTCGTCGATCATCTCCCGGACGAGGCCGTCACGGACACCGCGGGTGTGGATGAGGAGCATGTTGACGCGGAACCGGCGCATCAGCGCGTCGACGATCGCCAGGCCGGCGATGATGATGTCGGCCCGGTCGGGCGTCATGCCCGGCAGGCCGCGGCGGGCGCGCAGCGGCATCTTGCGCAGCCGATCGAGCAGGTGGCGGACCTCCGCCTGTGACACGCGATAGCCCGCCACCGGCACGTCCACCTCGCGCTTCATCGCCATCATCAGTTCGGCGAGCGTCGTGAACGTGCCCCCGCAGCCGACGAGGAAGTGGGGGGCGAACAGCGGCCGCGTCGTCCGCTTCTTGAGCACGGTCGCGACCTCCTCCTCCAGCCGCTCGCAGCCGCGCAGGAAGTCCGGGCCCTCGGCCCCCTCGCCGAGACCGAACTGCTCCGTGAGCCGGACGGCGCCGAGGGGCGTGGAGAAGATCGATTCGACGAGGTTGCCGGTGGCGAACACGATCTCGGTGCTGCCGCCGCCGATGTCGGCCACGACCACGTTCTTTCCACCCAGATCGAAGGCGTGCTGGACGCTGGTGAACGCCAGACGGGCCTCGCGCTCGCCGGAGATCACCTCGACATCGAGGCCGACCTGCTCGCGGACGCGCCGGCAGAACTCGGGTCCGTTCCGCGACTCGCGGACGGCACAGGTGGCGATGGTCCGCAGGCTCGTCACCTGGTAGCCGGCCGCGATCTCCTTGAAGGTCCGCAGGGCGGCGATCGTCTGCTCCATCGACTCGTCGTCGAGCCGTCCCTGGGAAGATACGGCGCGGCCGAGCCGCGTCGGCACCCGCTCCTCGTCGAGGATCCGGTAGGCGGAGCCGCGCAGGGCCTCGGCGATCAGCAGGCGGACGCTGTTCGAGCCGATGTCGATGGCCGCCAGCCGGCAGGCCAGGTCGGCGAGCAGGTAGATCTGCTTGTCTTCGGTCGGCTGGTTCATGGGCGTTCGCGTGGGAGCCACAGGAATCATACCTTCCGCACGCTACACTTGGGGAACTCGTCAGGTCCGTCCGCACCACGACCGCATGGACTGCATGCCGCCGCTCCCTCCGCCCGCCGTCCACGCCCGCACATCGCGCTGGCAGCCAGGGTCCGAGGCCGCGATCGCCGTTGGCAACTTCGACGGCGTGCATGTCGGCCATGCCACGATTGCCCGCCGGTTGCGGGCCGCCGCCGACCGGCGCGGCGTGCCGGCGCTGGCCCTGACCTTCGACCCGCACCCCGCCGCCATCGTCCGCCCGGCGGCGGCGCCCGTGCCGCTGACGACGCCCGCCCGGCGGGCTGCGCTGCTGCTCGACCTCGGGCTCGACGCCGTGCTCGTGCAGCCCGCCGATCGCGGCCTCCTCGCACTGGATGCCGAGGCGTTCTATGCGCAGATCCTCCGCGGCGGGCTGCGGGCCGTCGCGCTCGTCGAAGGGGCCGACTTTCGCTTCGGCGCCGGACGTTCCGGAGACGTCGGCCGGCTGGCCCGCTGGGCGGCCGCCGACGGTGTGGAACTGGAGGTGGTGCCCCCCGTGGTCGTGGGCGGCACGGCCGTGTCGAGCTCGCGGATTCGGGGGCTGGTGACGGCGGGGGAGATCGCGGCGGCGAACGTGCTCCTCACCGCACCGCTGCGGCTGTCGGGGATGGTCGTGAGCGGCGCCCGGCGCGGTGCCGGGCTCGGCTTTCCCACCGCCAACCTCGCGGAACTCGCCACGCTCGTGCCCGGCCCGGGCGTGTACGCGGCGCGGGCCGGCGTGGCCGGCGGGCCTGCCTGGCCGGCGGCGGTGCACGTCGGTCCCAATGCGTCGTTCGGCGAGACCGCTCTCTCGGTGGAGGCGCACCTCATCGGGTTCACGGGCGATCTGTATGGTCTCCGGCTCGACGTTGACTTCCTCGAACGGGTGCGCGACACTCGACGGTTCGATTCCATCGAGGCCCTGAAGACTCAGATGCGGGCCGACGTCGCCGCCGCCGCGCGGATCGCGGAGGCCGGCGGCGCGGCACCGGCAGGAAATGACCATGCGACTTGACTGGGCCAGCCTCCTCGACACCCTCCGCGCCGGGCAGCGATTCGTGCTCACGAGCCACGTCCGCCCCGACTGCGACGCGCTCGGCAGCGAGCTTGGCCTGGCCGGCATCCTCACGGCGCTCGGCAAGGACGTGCGGATCGTCAACGCTCAGGCGACGCCGGCGAACCTGAAGTGGATCGACCCCGACCGACGCATCGAGTCGCTCGCCGAGGGGGTGAAGCCGGCCGACCTCGCCGATCGTGACCTGTTCGTCGTTCTCGACACCAGCGCCTG is a genomic window containing:
- the ribF gene encoding riboflavin biosynthesis protein; translated protein: MDCMPPLPPPAVHARTSRWQPGSEAAIAVGNFDGVHVGHATIARRLRAAADRRGVPALALTFDPHPAAIVRPAAAPVPLTTPARRAALLLDLGLDAVLVQPADRGLLALDAEAFYAQILRGGLRAVALVEGADFRFGAGRSGDVGRLARWAAADGVELEVVPPVVVGGTAVSSSRIRGLVTAGEIAAANVLLTAPLRLSGMVVSGARRGAGLGFPTANLAELATLVPGPGVYAARAGVAGGPAWPAAVHVGPNASFGETALSVEAHLIGFTGDLYGLRLDVDFLERVRDTRRFDSIEALKTQMRADVAAAARIAEAGGAAPAGNDHAT
- the gppA-2 gene encoding exopolyphosphatase; this translates as MNQPTEDKQIYLLADLACRLAAIDIGSNSVRLLIAEALRGSAYRILDEERVPTRLGRAVSSQGRLDDESMEQTIAALRTFKEIAAGYQVTSLRTIATCAVRESRNGPEFCRRVREQVGLDVEVISGEREARLAFTSVQHAFDLGGKNVVVADIGGGSTEIVFATGNLVESIFSTPLGAVRLTEQFGLGEGAEGPDFLRGCERLEEEVATVLKKRTTRPLFAPHFLVGCGGTFTTLAELMMAMKREVDVPVAGYRVSQAEVRHLLDRLRKMPLRARRGLPGMTPDRADIIIAGLAIVDALMRRFRVNMLLIHTRGVRDGLVREMIDEAALGGAAADDPALREAAIERLAAACSGELEHGRTVAALAGRIYEQLAAPLDLPAADRLLLETAARLQDVGYVINYDQHHKHSYHLIRNSRLPGVRGHDLELIANVARYHRGALPKRKHENLSRLSPEEQQRVQRMAAILRLAGGLDRSRSQQVRDVAVRIDDGTVKVDVVADAEPLVDIWGAERRTELFEKVFGMPLAIRWATVARGGRGKNGRAAREAAPERPRRRTDPD
- a CDS encoding DNA ligase-associated DEXH box helicase, which produces MADLIEVTDAGLYCPRGDFHVDPWRRVPRAVITHAHADHARWGCDRYLCAAPGKTVLRTRLGAGAAIDALRYGESLSINGVRVSLHPAGHVLGSAQVRVEHGGVTWVVSGDYKLQPDPTCAPFEPVPCDVFVTESTFGLPVYRWPEPATVAAEIDAWWRANRDAGRTSVILAYALGKAQRLAALVDPTIGPIVGHGAVMKLVEAYRASGVRLPAIDRVPPRARRVGDGRALVIAPPSVLGGSWLRLFGETSVAVASGWMLLRGIRRRRGADRGFVVSDHADFPGLVAAVEASRARRVLVTHGFTDVFARVLRDRGLDATVLPTRFLGEAAPDDAAPEDATEEVPTADTEDSV